The following proteins come from a genomic window of Paenibacillus spongiae:
- the prpB gene encoding methylisocitrate lyase, producing MNQSPGKRFREALEEEKPLQVAGTINAYTAIMAERVGFRALYISGAGVANASYGLPDLGITTLQDVLEDVRRITSVTELPVLVDADTGFGGALQIARTIRQMSRAGAAGVHIEDQVMAKRCGHRPNKAIVGKGEMVDRIKAAADARDEPQFVIMARTDALAVEGMEAAIDRACACVEAGADMIFPEAVLNLEQYRRFTEAVGVPVLANITEFGKTPLFTVEELGGVGVRIALYPLSAYRAMCAAALQVYRLVRWEGTQKNAVGLMQTRDELYDFLHYYDYEQKLDQLFGADRRDLP from the coding sequence ATGAATCAATCTCCGGGCAAGCGGTTTCGCGAGGCATTAGAGGAAGAAAAGCCGCTTCAGGTGGCGGGCACGATCAATGCTTATACGGCCATTATGGCGGAGCGCGTCGGGTTTCGCGCCCTGTATATTTCCGGCGCAGGTGTCGCGAACGCTTCATATGGTCTTCCGGATCTCGGGATAACTACCCTGCAGGATGTGCTGGAGGATGTCCGCCGCATTACGAGCGTTACGGAGCTGCCGGTGCTTGTGGATGCGGATACCGGATTCGGCGGAGCCCTGCAGATTGCGCGCACGATCCGGCAGATGAGCAGGGCGGGAGCGGCGGGCGTCCATATTGAGGATCAGGTGATGGCCAAGCGCTGCGGACACCGGCCGAATAAGGCGATCGTCGGCAAAGGGGAGATGGTCGACCGGATTAAAGCGGCGGCGGATGCGAGGGACGAACCGCAGTTCGTCATCATGGCCCGTACCGATGCGCTGGCCGTGGAAGGGATGGAAGCGGCCATCGACAGGGCTTGCGCCTGCGTCGAAGCGGGGGCCGATATGATTTTTCCGGAGGCGGTTCTCAATCTGGAGCAGTATAGGCGCTTTACCGAGGCCGTGGGCGTACCGGTGCTGGCGAATATAACGGAATTCGGGAAGACGCCGTTATTTACGGTGGAGGAACTGGGGGGCGTAGGCGTCCGGATAGCGCTGTATCCATTGTCGGCTTACCGTGCCATGTGCGCGGCTGCTCTGCAGGTATACCGTCTCGTCCGATGGGAAGGAACGCAGAAGAATGCCGTCGGGCTTATGCAGACGCGGGATGAGCTGTACGACTTCCTGCATTATTACGATTACGAGCAGAAGCTGGATCAGCTGTTCGGGGCGGATCGGAGGGATCTGCCGTGA
- the prpC gene encoding bifunctional 2-methylcitrate synthase/citrate synthase, whose product MTNNRTGGLADVIAGQTGISTVGKLGRGLTYRGYSIHDLAANAAFEETAYLLIYGKLPNETELRLYRSKLAGLRALPDSLRVILERLPDTTHPMDVLRTGISALGAFEPEEGRTQADIADRLMACCGAILLYWHHYHTNGTRIDTEAGGDSIAGHFLHLLHGSRASELHEKAMDVSLTLYAEHEFNASTFAARVTASTLSDFYSAIATGIGTLRGPLHGGANEAAMELIDAFHNPDDAEHAILRMLASKQRIMGFGHRVYTVSDPRSDIIKEWSSRLSSDAGDMRLYVVSERIEQVMRQEKQLFANLDFYSASAYRFMGIPTKFFTPVFVLARLSGWSAHIMEQRAANRLIRPSASYSGPEPRSWLPIDQRT is encoded by the coding sequence GTGACGAATAACAGAACCGGCGGGCTCGCTGACGTGATTGCCGGGCAAACCGGGATTTCAACAGTCGGCAAACTTGGCAGAGGCCTTACTTACCGCGGTTATTCCATCCATGATTTGGCGGCTAACGCAGCATTTGAAGAGACCGCGTACTTGCTTATCTACGGCAAGCTGCCCAATGAAACGGAGCTGCGGCTGTACCGGTCCAAGCTCGCCGGTTTGAGGGCATTGCCGGACAGTTTGCGCGTCATATTGGAACGGCTCCCGGACACAACCCATCCGATGGATGTGCTGCGAACCGGCATATCCGCCCTTGGAGCCTTCGAGCCGGAAGAGGGGCGAACGCAAGCCGATATCGCCGATCGGCTAATGGCTTGCTGCGGGGCGATACTGCTGTATTGGCATCATTATCATACGAACGGAACACGAATCGATACGGAAGCGGGCGGCGACAGCATCGCCGGCCATTTCCTGCATCTGCTTCACGGTTCCCGGGCAAGCGAGCTTCATGAGAAGGCGATGGACGTTTCGTTGACCCTCTACGCGGAGCATGAATTCAATGCATCGACTTTCGCGGCTCGCGTAACGGCATCGACGTTATCCGACTTTTACTCGGCCATTGCGACCGGCATCGGGACGCTCCGGGGACCGCTGCATGGAGGTGCGAACGAAGCGGCGATGGAGCTTATCGACGCCTTCCATAATCCCGACGACGCCGAGCATGCAATCCTTCGGATGCTGGCGTCAAAGCAGCGGATCATGGGCTTCGGTCACCGGGTCTACACGGTTTCGGATCCGAGATCCGATATTATTAAGGAATGGTCCAGTCGGCTCTCCTCGGATGCCGGGGATATGAGATTGTATGTCGTATCCGAACGGATCGAGCAGGTCATGCGGCAGGAGAAGCAGCTTTTTGCGAATTTGGACTTTTACAGCGCTTCAGCTTACCGGTTCATGGGCATACCGACCAAATTCTTTACGCCGGTCTTCGTCCTCGCTCGTCTCAGCGGATGGTCTGCCCATATTATGGAGCAGCGAGCAGCCAACCGGCTTATCCGGCCAAGTGCCTCTTATTCCGGTCCTGAGCCGAGAAGCTGGCTTCCGATTGATCAGCGTACCTGA
- a CDS encoding bifunctional 2-methylcitrate dehydratase/aconitate hydratase, whose amino-acid sequence MPISNDRPEPDQLLAAIAAYVAEREIVSPEAYETARLCLMDTLGCGLLALRFPECAKHLGPIVPGTIVPDGPRVPGTMIQTDPVTAAFSIGCMIRWLDYNDTWLAAEWGHPSDNLGGILAAADYVSRKNVNEGRSPLTMQDVLTAMIKAHEIQGVLALDNSFNRVGLDHVILVKVATTAVVTGLLGGTKEEIANAVSHAWIDGHPLRTYRHAPNTGPRKSWAAGDATSRGVRLAIMAIKGEAGYPSALTAPAWGFQDALFQGKPLAVSRPFGTYVMENVLFKVSFPAEFHAQTAVECALQLHPLVKDRLADIDRILLMTHESALRIIDKTGPLHNPADRDHCLQYMVAVALLYGTLTADHYEDSAAGDPRIDELRKRMVTAEEKRYSVDYLDETKRSIANAIQVMFQDGTATDKIEVEYPLGHRRRRMEAIPLLEEKFETNLRSRLPAKQAGQVLELIASGDRLARMPVHAFTDLFAI is encoded by the coding sequence ATGCCGATCAGCAACGACAGGCCGGAGCCCGATCAGCTGCTTGCGGCGATTGCCGCATACGTTGCGGAACGTGAGATTGTGAGCCCGGAAGCATATGAGACAGCGCGTTTATGCCTGATGGATACGCTCGGCTGCGGGCTGCTTGCGCTCCGCTTTCCCGAATGCGCCAAGCATCTGGGTCCGATTGTGCCGGGAACCATCGTACCTGACGGGCCACGCGTGCCCGGTACGATGATTCAGACGGATCCGGTCACCGCGGCATTCAGCATCGGCTGCATGATCCGTTGGCTTGATTACAACGATACATGGCTGGCTGCCGAGTGGGGGCATCCGTCCGATAATTTGGGCGGTATTCTTGCCGCTGCCGATTACGTGAGCAGGAAGAACGTGAATGAAGGCAGGTCCCCGCTTACGATGCAGGATGTTCTGACGGCGATGATCAAGGCTCACGAAATTCAAGGCGTCCTCGCGCTCGACAACAGCTTTAACCGTGTCGGGCTCGACCATGTCATTCTGGTGAAGGTCGCCACGACGGCTGTCGTAACCGGGCTGCTCGGCGGTACGAAAGAAGAAATCGCGAATGCCGTCTCGCATGCCTGGATCGACGGTCATCCGCTGCGCACCTACCGGCATGCGCCGAACACGGGCCCGCGCAAGTCCTGGGCTGCGGGCGATGCGACAAGCCGGGGGGTCAGGCTGGCTATTATGGCGATAAAGGGGGAAGCCGGCTATCCTTCCGCATTGACGGCACCGGCCTGGGGCTTCCAGGATGCGCTGTTCCAGGGCAAACCGTTGGCTGTGAGCCGGCCATTCGGAACCTATGTGATGGAGAACGTGCTGTTCAAGGTTTCTTTTCCTGCGGAATTTCATGCTCAGACGGCTGTCGAATGCGCCCTGCAGCTGCATCCGCTTGTGAAGGACCGGCTGGCGGATATCGACCGCATTCTGCTTATGACCCATGAATCCGCATTGCGGATTATCGATAAGACAGGACCGCTTCACAATCCGGCGGATCGCGATCACTGCCTGCAGTATATGGTAGCCGTCGCGCTGCTCTACGGTACGTTGACGGCGGATCATTATGAGGATTCCGCCGCAGGCGATCCTCGGATCGATGAGCTTAGGAAGCGGATGGTCACAGCCGAAGAAAAGCGCTATTCCGTCGATTACCTGGATGAGACGAAGCGCTCGATTGCGAATGCGATCCAAGTGATGTTCCAGGACGGCACGGCGACGGATAAGATCGAAGTGGAGTATCCGCTCGGGCACCGGCGCAGACGTATGGAGGCCATTCCGCTGCTGGAGGAGAAATTCGAAACGAATCTGAGAAGCCGTCTGCCGGCCAAACAAGCGGGCCAAGTTCTGGAGCTCATCGCTAGCGGCGACCGACTGGCAAGGATGCCGGTTCATGCATTTACCGATCTGTTTGCGATCTAA
- a CDS encoding 2-oxo acid dehydrogenase subunit E2, with product MRLAAANGLDLRTFKGSGLNGRVTRKDVRGEIRVREAKTASNANEQAKTILGTDIVSPRPVRTAAGKDSATMLVEADVTNLVQLLRKHEEGFSRKEGVKLTYVPFYLKAVVNGLKECPAMNAVWEAGSIAMKKEIHITLVSDTGVSTVMEHADGRSVAGFAIELGRETNGKSCVNPRQAADRSGTFALHAAGSDGAVTAHPSIPDSHTAVLYIGPVVQRPVIKQDTIGGRSIVHLCLTLNQQAAGHSVCTAFLNSVKQTLERYDSSTLLY from the coding sequence ATGCGCCTTGCCGCCGCAAACGGACTCGATCTGCGAACCTTTAAGGGGAGCGGTCTGAACGGCCGCGTAACGAGGAAGGATGTACGTGGCGAGATCCGCGTTCGTGAAGCTAAGACCGCATCGAATGCCAACGAACAGGCAAAGACGATACTAGGGACAGATATAGTATCTCCCCGGCCGGTTCGGACCGCAGCCGGCAAGGATTCAGCGACCATGCTGGTCGAGGCGGATGTCACCAATCTGGTTCAGCTGCTGCGAAAACATGAAGAAGGCTTCTCGCGTAAGGAAGGCGTGAAGCTGACTTATGTCCCCTTCTACTTGAAGGCGGTCGTGAATGGTTTGAAGGAATGTCCGGCTATGAACGCAGTCTGGGAAGCCGGTTCAATCGCGATGAAGAAAGAGATTCATATCACGCTCGTATCGGATACCGGGGTGTCGACGGTCATGGAACATGCGGATGGAAGGAGCGTTGCAGGATTCGCGATCGAGCTAGGGAGAGAGACGAACGGGAAGAGTTGCGTAAATCCTCGCCAAGCGGCGGATAGGAGCGGAACCTTCGCCCTCCATGCCGCAGGTTCAGATGGAGCGGTGACCGCCCATCCGTCCATCCCAGATTCGCATACGGCTGTTCTATATATCGGTCCGGTTGTCCAAAGGCCGGTAATCAAGCAGGATACGATTGGCGGACGATCTATCGTTCATCTTTGTTTAACGCTGAATCAGCAAGCAGCCGGTCATTCTGTCTGCACTGCGTTTCTGAACAGCGTGAAGCAAACGCTGGAACGGTATGATTCGAGTACGCTGCTCTATTAA
- a CDS encoding DegT/DnrJ/EryC1/StrS family aminotransferase produces MDDHLLAMHGGPRSKTVPFGTGRRFGDEELLELKEALEQNTLFYHYGQKVKTFLTRFNELYGVPYSVAASSGTAAIHIALGAAGVSVGDEVITSPITDQGTVVGILYQNAIPVFADLDPHTYNMDPVSIESRITSRTKAIVAVHLAGNPCEMDPIMDIARKYGLKVIEDCAQSYLTRYRGRLAGTIGDYGCFSTNDFKHISTGDGGIVTVNSGREADYHTAHAFADKNYRRLGQDVIRDLHGIAPNYRMTELQGAVGIAQLSKLPGICSSRSHHGQRLTWAIAGLNGITAPQVNAGNESTYWFYMLRVDEGVLGASREEFSEALAQEGIPNVPGYIPEVVYMQPLFQKREAYAGSHFPFDLTGITYERGICPTAEGILRTAVRLSISEFYTDQDIDEMGAGIRKVANYFYSRK; encoded by the coding sequence ATGGATGATCATCTGCTTGCCATGCATGGCGGGCCGCGAAGCAAAACCGTTCCGTTCGGTACGGGACGTAGGTTCGGAGACGAGGAACTGCTGGAGCTGAAGGAAGCGCTCGAACAGAATACGCTGTTCTATCATTACGGCCAGAAGGTCAAGACCTTCCTGACCCGATTTAATGAGCTGTATGGCGTTCCTTACAGCGTCGCTGCATCATCGGGAACGGCTGCGATTCATATCGCGCTCGGCGCAGCCGGAGTCAGTGTCGGCGATGAGGTGATTACGAGTCCGATAACGGATCAAGGCACGGTCGTAGGCATCCTGTACCAGAATGCGATCCCGGTATTCGCCGATTTGGACCCGCACACGTATAACATGGACCCGGTATCGATCGAATCGCGGATCACCTCCCGGACGAAAGCGATCGTTGCGGTTCACCTGGCCGGGAATCCGTGCGAAATGGATCCGATTATGGATATCGCACGCAAATACGGCTTGAAAGTGATCGAAGATTGCGCGCAAAGCTACTTGACGCGATATCGAGGCAGGCTGGCCGGTACGATCGGGGATTACGGCTGCTTCAGCACGAATGACTTTAAGCACATCTCGACCGGTGACGGCGGCATCGTAACGGTTAATTCCGGCCGCGAAGCAGACTATCATACCGCACATGCCTTCGCGGACAAAAACTATCGCCGGCTCGGCCAAGACGTCATCCGCGATTTGCACGGAATAGCGCCGAATTACCGGATGACGGAGCTTCAAGGCGCAGTCGGCATCGCGCAATTGAGCAAGCTTCCGGGAATTTGCAGCTCGCGGAGCCATCACGGGCAGCGGCTGACATGGGCGATCGCGGGGCTGAACGGGATAACCGCCCCCCAGGTCAATGCGGGTAACGAAAGCACCTATTGGTTCTATATGCTGCGAGTGGATGAAGGAGTTCTGGGCGCTTCAAGGGAGGAATTTAGCGAGGCGCTGGCGCAAGAAGGCATTCCTAACGTTCCCGGTTATATTCCGGAGGTCGTCTACATGCAGCCGTTGTTCCAGAAGCGCGAAGCCTATGCAGGCTCTCACTTTCCGTTCGATCTGACGGGAATCACATACGAAAGAGGGATCTGCCCGACTGCGGAGGGAATTTTACGTACGGCGGTGAGACTATCGATCAGCGAGTTTTATACGGATCAGGATATCGACGAGATGGGAGCGGGGATCCGCAAGGTAGCAAATTACTTCTATAGCCGGAAGTAG
- a CDS encoding extracellular solute-binding protein has protein sequence MRRENEFRYSKLANILREQILSGYIKPGQYLLSENELCKHYGMSRTSVRKSLDRLLQEGLIVKKMGQGTIVSPDVLVPHNPRRTLRIVGTAPSYFADHCMQMMIQAYELENPQIEVKYLSLPVLDFWDSVQASTELGLQPDLIFISDRQCFEVEHPESFLDLREPLASSFAKQYPRIMNAFRREDSIIAAPVTFSPVYLAYNPGLFEKYGLSAPKPDWTREDFIRAAQKLTVDTDGDGITDQYGLSLSSAFSRWTVFALQNGVSFEGAADRQAVLRTLTFLHDLLYRYRIAKLSPIHRPSSEGFIHGKAGMVLTTSIELAGWLNEGMDFEPQVAALPFGDNKSTLIIANAFMVPADCGDRELALQFLQFTLGDSLQEAISRDRRFLSVQQAVNARMWDKPTLDSLHIANERFENSYFLSEVFADFDLMEEMDIEMGLFWLGLESAEATTNRILDLLHAQP, from the coding sequence ATGAGAAGAGAGAACGAATTCCGGTATTCCAAATTAGCGAATATTTTACGCGAACAAATCTTATCGGGCTACATCAAGCCCGGCCAATATCTGTTATCCGAGAATGAGCTGTGCAAGCATTACGGAATGAGCCGTACCTCGGTCCGCAAGTCATTGGACCGATTGCTGCAGGAAGGCCTGATCGTGAAGAAAATGGGACAAGGCACGATCGTCTCCCCCGATGTTCTGGTTCCGCACAACCCTCGCCGGACGCTTCGCATCGTGGGCACTGCCCCTTCATACTTTGCGGATCACTGCATGCAGATGATGATTCAAGCCTATGAGCTGGAGAATCCCCAGATCGAAGTGAAATATTTAAGCCTGCCTGTCCTCGATTTCTGGGATTCGGTTCAGGCAAGCACGGAGCTGGGTCTTCAGCCTGACCTTATCTTCATATCCGACCGGCAGTGCTTCGAGGTTGAACATCCCGAGTCATTCCTCGATCTGCGAGAACCGCTCGCAAGCAGCTTCGCCAAGCAATATCCCCGGATTATGAACGCCTTTCGCCGCGAGGATTCGATCATCGCTGCCCCGGTTACCTTCTCGCCCGTGTATTTGGCTTATAATCCGGGGCTATTCGAGAAGTATGGATTATCCGCTCCGAAGCCGGACTGGACCCGGGAAGATTTCATCCGGGCAGCACAGAAGCTGACCGTCGATACGGATGGAGACGGCATCACGGATCAATACGGACTATCCCTGTCCTCTGCCTTCAGCCGGTGGACGGTGTTCGCCCTGCAGAACGGCGTCAGCTTTGAAGGAGCGGCCGACCGCCAGGCTGTCTTAAGAACGCTGACCTTTCTTCATGATCTGCTGTACCGCTACCGGATCGCCAAGCTGTCTCCCATCCACCGCCCTTCGTCGGAAGGATTCATTCACGGGAAGGCAGGGATGGTGCTCACCACCTCCATTGAGCTGGCCGGCTGGCTGAACGAAGGGATGGATTTCGAGCCCCAGGTTGCCGCGCTTCCATTCGGGGATAACAAATCGACGCTGATCATCGCGAATGCTTTCATGGTTCCCGCAGACTGCGGCGACCGGGAACTTGCGCTGCAGTTTCTCCAATTTACGCTCGGCGATTCGCTTCAGGAGGCAATAAGCAGGGATCGGCGCTTTCTCTCGGTCCAGCAAGCGGTCAATGCTCGCATGTGGGACAAACCGACGCTCGATTCGCTCCATATCGCCAACGAAAGATTCGAGAACAGCTATTTCTTGTCGGAGGTATTCGCGGACTTCGATCTCATGGAAGAAATGGATATCGAGATGGGTTTGTTCTGGCTCGGACTGGAGTCCGCCGAAGCGACGACGAATCGAATTCTGGACCTGCTTCATGCGCAGCCTTGA
- a CDS encoding sensor histidine kinase, with translation MMKLRFTSLWRKLRLPYKLGLVYTPLILLPALAGIYYVTDSYTVASKTSTAKYATDLLSLMGQKIDDRMRSYQLLSKQIMTDGDLIRAIQSDPVSSYERFRLEGIINEKLNVLWLGADQNEYIRSIIVETPSSLFTYGKSDYGHYGVDDSGYRSQVREMKGAARWFEPEIYDDGYNAVHAFRLGRTIRDAKLNELGTLTIVIQVEAFADIFSQTHFQEDAALKLLSEYGTVLVDNGVEIGPGEKQLLSFSEDKLQNGWKLSAQLPLQNLYEPIYNNVRLAVYFVFVCIALGLIVTHLLALDLVIPIRRLMMNMKLGIKGVRPGQLKHFKGAVEVVEMNDTFISVMYEIEHLIEEVAKQEKKKKDAEIRVLQNQLSPHFLYNTLNSIRWMAMIQKQDNIKEMVDSLNQLLTYALRRSGDPVTLADEIAILHNYAAIQKVRYQHFGFATTIPSSLENVLVLKFMLQPLIENALIHGLSPSDHPGEIRIEAWEEDGKLMIAVNDNGIGMTPDRLKEVTGGLVNPEQHFGLHSVHERIQLHYGRHYGLTIESEADIGTRITVMVPLTRAEESGGKTYHA, from the coding sequence ATGATGAAGCTGCGATTCACTTCCCTATGGCGAAAGCTGCGACTGCCTTATAAGCTTGGACTCGTCTATACGCCTCTTATCCTTCTTCCTGCGCTCGCAGGGATCTACTATGTCACCGACAGCTATACCGTCGCTTCCAAAACGAGCACGGCCAAGTATGCGACGGATTTACTCAGCCTCATGGGGCAAAAAATCGACGATCGCATGCGCAGCTACCAGCTGCTCAGCAAACAAATTATGACCGACGGCGACCTCATCAGGGCCATTCAATCCGATCCGGTCTCGAGCTATGAACGGTTCCGGCTGGAAGGGATCATTAACGAGAAGCTTAATGTCTTATGGCTGGGCGCCGATCAGAACGAGTACATCCGATCGATTATAGTGGAAACGCCTTCAAGCCTGTTTACGTACGGAAAATCGGATTACGGACACTACGGTGTTGACGATAGCGGGTACCGAAGTCAGGTCCGGGAAATGAAAGGGGCCGCCCGCTGGTTTGAACCGGAAATCTATGATGACGGTTACAATGCCGTACATGCTTTCCGTCTTGGCCGAACGATCCGGGATGCCAAGCTGAATGAGCTCGGCACGCTAACGATTGTGATTCAAGTGGAAGCGTTTGCGGATATTTTCAGCCAGACCCACTTTCAAGAAGACGCCGCGCTCAAGCTGCTCTCGGAGTACGGCACCGTACTTGTCGATAACGGTGTCGAGATCGGTCCGGGGGAGAAGCAGCTGCTGTCCTTCTCGGAGGACAAGCTTCAGAACGGATGGAAGCTGTCCGCGCAGCTCCCCCTCCAGAATCTGTATGAGCCGATCTACAATAACGTCCGGCTGGCCGTCTATTTCGTCTTTGTATGCATCGCATTGGGCCTGATTGTGACCCATCTGCTGGCATTGGATTTGGTCATACCGATCCGGCGATTGATGATGAACATGAAGCTGGGAATCAAGGGCGTCCGACCCGGCCAATTGAAGCACTTCAAAGGTGCCGTGGAGGTCGTGGAGATGAACGATACGTTCATCTCGGTCATGTATGAAATCGAGCATCTGATCGAAGAAGTCGCCAAGCAGGAGAAGAAGAAGAAGGATGCCGAAATTCGGGTGCTGCAGAATCAGCTGTCACCGCATTTCTTATACAATACGTTGAATTCGATCCGTTGGATGGCGATGATTCAGAAGCAGGACAACATCAAGGAGATGGTAGATTCGCTAAATCAGCTGCTGACCTATGCGCTTCGAAGGTCGGGAGATCCCGTTACGTTAGCGGATGAAATCGCCATCCTGCATAATTATGCGGCGATCCAAAAGGTGCGCTATCAGCATTTTGGCTTCGCGACGACGATTCCGTCCTCGCTGGAGAATGTGCTTGTGCTTAAGTTCATGCTTCAGCCGCTGATCGAGAATGCGCTGATCCACGGTTTGTCGCCATCCGATCATCCCGGCGAAATTCGAATCGAGGCTTGGGAGGAAGACGGAAAACTGATGATCGCAGTAAACGATAACGGGATCGGCATGACGCCGGACCGATTGAAGGAAGTGACGGGCGGATTAGTAAATCCGGAGCAGCACTTTGGACTGCACAGCGTTCATGAACGGATTCAGCTTCATTACGGACGGCATTATGGGCTGACGATAGAGAGTGAAGCGGACATCGGCACAAGGATTACGGTGATGGTTCCGCTGACTCGGGCAGAAGAAAGCGGGGGGAAAACATACCATGCGTAA
- a CDS encoding response regulator, which translates to MRKVMIVDDESLVRIGLQSIIEWEPRGYLIAGVFKNGEEALAAARLQSFDVVLTDIRMPGMDGLALIRELKLLDPQLKFIILSSYNDFDYMRQAIQLGVKDYISKYEMEPEELLRVLDSLQFTEPSSSAGESVKENLPVQGAVERLLEEKRQLLKQTAGERFGASETNFPAIRSRFGQQGETVRWICLRPVPRESGYSQAEQKAMTLQAEEIFRRLKHMEFIGEDAGCIHGIGVIAEEAAPAEGLREMRQMAEELTAAWAKNLNIGLIAGISSSSHLAHIGQLRLEAEEAASLSFYQGAGIYVRDEYELAMIADQDWLEWYKHVKSRIQHLRFKELIDELDDRIDRTGTRFYPSEWLRLGETVAVQLTDLLIERYDLDVDRIRSRFGSLWPLPAAVKRARSRTEFMAVLHELTAKTQDTVSAMQVSRGWVLQVKKHVESSYGEPIRLEDMAEKVNFSPNHFSQRFRQETGEAFSDYVVRIRIREAIRMYRETDFSTDEIAVRVGYTNPNYFIKVFKKVTGQTVKQFKQRF; encoded by the coding sequence ATGCGTAAAGTTATGATCGTCGATGACGAGTCGCTCGTCCGGATCGGGCTGCAGTCGATTATCGAATGGGAGCCGCGCGGCTATCTGATTGCCGGCGTATTTAAGAACGGAGAGGAAGCGCTTGCTGCCGCAAGGCTGCAGAGCTTCGATGTCGTGCTGACGGATATCCGGATGCCCGGCATGGACGGGCTGGCCCTAATCAGGGAGCTGAAGCTGCTCGACCCGCAGCTCAAATTTATCATTCTGAGCAGTTATAACGATTTCGATTATATGCGTCAGGCTATTCAATTGGGCGTGAAGGACTATATTTCGAAGTATGAAATGGAACCGGAGGAACTGCTGCGGGTGCTCGATTCGCTTCAATTTACCGAACCGTCTTCGTCCGCAGGCGAATCCGTCAAGGAAAACTTGCCTGTGCAAGGGGCAGTGGAGAGGCTGCTGGAAGAGAAGCGGCAGCTGCTGAAACAGACCGCCGGGGAAAGGTTCGGCGCTTCAGAGACGAACTTCCCGGCGATCCGCAGCCGGTTTGGGCAGCAGGGTGAAACGGTCAGATGGATTTGCCTCCGCCCTGTTCCAAGAGAGAGCGGGTATTCGCAAGCCGAGCAGAAGGCCATGACGCTGCAAGCTGAAGAGATATTCCGCCGATTAAAGCATATGGAGTTTATCGGAGAGGACGCAGGCTGCATTCACGGCATAGGTGTTATTGCGGAGGAAGCGGCTCCAGCAGAAGGCTTGCGGGAAATGCGGCAGATGGCGGAGGAGCTGACGGCGGCCTGGGCCAAAAATCTGAATATCGGACTAATCGCGGGCATCAGCTCAAGCTCGCATCTTGCCCATATCGGACAGCTGAGACTAGAGGCGGAGGAAGCGGCATCGCTTTCTTTCTATCAAGGCGCCGGCATCTATGTCAGAGACGAATACGAGCTTGCCATGATTGCCGATCAAGATTGGCTGGAATGGTATAAGCATGTCAAGAGCCGGATTCAACACCTGCGCTTCAAGGAGCTGATCGATGAGCTCGATGACCGTATCGATCGAACGGGAACCCGGTTCTATCCTTCGGAATGGCTCCGTCTGGGTGAAACCGTCGCCGTACAGCTAACGGACCTGCTAATTGAACGTTACGATCTGGATGTCGACCGGATCCGCAGCCGGTTCGGCTCCTTGTGGCCGCTTCCGGCTGCGGTCAAGCGTGCCCGCAGCCGTACCGAATTTATGGCGGTATTGCATGAGTTGACAGCCAAGACTCAGGATACGGTCTCCGCGATGCAAGTAAGCCGGGGATGGGTGCTCCAGGTCAAGAAACACGTGGAGAGCTCATATGGAGAGCCGATCCGATTGGAGGATATGGCGGAGAAGGTAAATTTCAGCCCCAATCACTTCAGCCAGCGGTTTCGCCAGGAGACCGGGGAGGCATTCTCGGACTATGTAGTGCGGATCCGGATCCGCGAAGCCATACGCATGTATCGCGAGACAGACTTTTCGACCGATGAAATCGCGGTAAGGGTCGGTTATACCAATCCGAATTACTTTATTAAAGTATTCAAGAAGGTGACCGGACAGACGGTCAAACAATTCAAGCAGCGCTTCTAG